In Lonchura striata isolate bLonStr1 chromosome 11, bLonStr1.mat, whole genome shotgun sequence, the following proteins share a genomic window:
- the RCN2 gene encoding reticulocalbin-2 encodes MRPLLLALLLALGLALALGAASGQHRAEYDREALLGGQEEAEEYVRLSPEEQQRRLKNIVKKIDADADGLLSEDELSSWIQQSFKHYVTQEAKQHFSDYDKDGDGLVSWKEYNLQMYDRVIDFDENTVLEDQEEESFRQEKKRFEKANRDDVPALNVDEYIAFEHPEEVEYMTDFVIQEALEEHDKDGDGFVSLEEFLGDYRRDPTAREDPEWILVEKDRFVNDYDKDHDGKLNPQELLSWIVPNNQGIAQEEALHLIEEMDLNDDKKLSEAEILKNQDLFLNSEATDYGRQLHDERFYHEEL; translated from the exons ATGCGACCGctgctgctggcgctgctgctggcGCTGGGCCTGGCGCTGGCGCTGGGAGCGGCGAGCGGGCAGCACCGCGCCGAGTACGACCGGGAGGCGCTGCTCGGCGGGCAG gaggaggcggaggagtaCGTGCGGCTCAGCCCGGAGGAGCAGCAGCGGCGGCTGAAGAACATCGTGAAGAAAATCGACGCGGACGCGGACGGGCTGCTCAGCGAGG ATGAGTTGAGCTCCTGGATACAGCAGTCTTTTAAGCATTATGTTACACAAGAAGCTAAGCAACACTTCAGTGACTATGACAAAGACGGTGATGGATTGGTGTCCTGGAAGGAGTATAACTTGCAAATGTATGATCGTGTAATTGATTTTGATGAGAACACTGTCCTGGAGGATCAAGAAGAAGAATCATTTCGCCAG gagaaaaaacgtTTTGAGAAAGCTAATAGAGATGATGTTCCTGCTCTAAATGTGGATGAATATATTGCCTTCGAACATCCTGAAGAAGTGGAGTACATGACG GACTTTGTCATTCAGGAGGCTTTAGAAGAACATGATAAAGATGGTGATGGATTTGTTAGCCTGGAAGAATTCCTTGGTGACTACAGAAGAGACCCAA CTGCAAGGGAAGATCCAGAATGGATACTGGTTGAGAAGGACCGGTTTGTGAATGACTATGACAAGGATCATGATGGAAAACTCAACCCTCAAGAGCTGCTGTCTTGGATAGTACCCAACAATCAGGGTATTGCACAAGAGGAG GCTCTGCATCTAATTGAAGAGATGGATTTGAATGATGATAAAAAACTTTCTGAAGCAGAAATTCTTAAGAACCAGGATTTGTTTCTTAACAGTGAAGCAACAGATTATGGTAGGCAGCTTCATGATGAACGTTTCTACCATGAAGAACTttag